A genomic window from Fusarium keratoplasticum isolate Fu6.1 chromosome 15, whole genome shotgun sequence includes:
- a CDS encoding Aa-trans domain-containing protein, translated as MASSPTDSIQHSPEKGSPRRGSGEDLKSEVIEDGGEVFQQAEYRALGWIRTAIILSKLCFATGVLAIPSAFSIVGYGPGIILLVCWGALTTYYAYIMYAFRMRYSGVHNIADAAGLMGGPIAREVAGGLFLLTWILATGSGFIGLAQGFQVLSSKHVCTVVWTLVAAICTALVASIQTLGRLAILTWIGFASIFTAVFIVVVGVTQVDRPAAAPQEGPFDMEVLAVGTPTFIPGFVAAINLFAGYGSTPTFMPVIAEMKTPKSFTKALFSSQGFLVACYISFALVVYVYCGQYVASPSLGSAGGTLEKIAYGVSIPGFIMTSTLWVHLAAKFLLVRILRNSEHLQNHSLIHWTVWLGSTIGISAVAFIIAGAVPFFSYLIGLIGSLCCAPTCLIIPAFMGLYMDWESRGTNKVKHVLCYFHIFTVVLGAFMTVTGTYTTIQSIIDAYRLGTVGSPFTCS; from the exons ATGGCGTCCTCCCCAACAGATTCCATCCAGCATTCGCCCGAGAAGGGTAGCCCTCGTCGGGGGTCGGGAGAGGACTTGAAGTCCGAGGTTATCgaggatggtggtgaagTCTTCCAGCAGGCGGAATACCGTGCTCTTGGATG GATTCGAACCGCCATCATTCTCTCAAAGCTTTGCTTCGCCACTGGTGTCCTGGCAATTCCCTCTGCATTCAGCATTGTCGGTTACGGACctggcatcatcctcctcgtctgctGGGGCGCCTTGACAACCT ACTACGCCTACATCATGTACGCCTTCCGAATGCGCTATTCTGGCGTCCATAATATTGCAGATGCTGCGGGACTCATGGGCGGTCCCATTGCTCGCGAAGTTGCCGGAGGGCTTTTCCTTCTCACTTGGAT CCTGGCAACTGGTTCGGGCTTTATAGGACTGGCGCAGGGGTTCCAGGTTCTCTCGAGCAAACACGTCTGTACCGTGGTCTGGACCTTGGTTGCCGCTATTTGTACCGCACTGGTCGCCAGCATCCAGACTCTAGGCAGGTTGGCCATCCTGACATGGATTGGAttcgcctccatcttcacaGCCGTCTTCATCGTTGTTGTCGGCGTTACGCAGGTTGATCGGCCTGCTGCCGCTCCTCAGGAAGGCCCATTTGATATGGAGGTTTTGGCCGTTGGGACACCTACTTTTATTCCTGGATTTGTTGCcgccatcaacctcttcg CGGGCTATGGCTCCACGCCGACCTTCATGCCTGTCattgccgagatgaagacTCCCAAATCCTTCACCAAGGCCCTTTTCTCCTCCCAAGGTTTCCTGGTTGCCTGCTACATCTCCTTCGCACTAGTTGTCTATGT GTACTGTGGTCAGTATGTCGCCAGCCCATCGTTGGGAAGTGCTGGAGGAACATTGGAGAAGATTGCCTATGGCGTCTCGATTCCGGGCTTCATCATGACATCCACTCTTTGGGTCCATCTTGCGGCCAAATTT CTGCTCGTCCGCATCCTTCGAAATTCTGAGCACCTCCAAAACCACAGTTTGATTCACTGGACAGTCTGGCT GGGCTCTACTATTGGCATCAGCGCAGTTGCATTCATTATTGCTGGAGCTGTGCCTTTCTTCAGCTATCTCATTGGCCTCATCGGCTCGCTCTGCTGCGCTCCGACTTGC TTGATCATTCCCGCCTTTATGGGTTTGTACATGGACTGGGAGTCACGTGGAaccaacaaggtcaagcacGTGCTGTGCTACTTCCACATTTTCACTGTTGTTCTGGGGGCATTCATGACCGTTACTGGAACCTACACGACCATCCAGAGCATCATCGATGCGTACAGGCTTGGTACCGTGGGAAGTCCGTTCACTTGCTCTTAA
- a CDS encoding Zn(2)-C6 fungal-type domain-containing protein, which yields MKTLNLVGASIDDLQAALSSGSLTSVELVALYLRRVARYDCHGLALNSIPVLNQHVFDEAAASDDRRANEQPVGRLEGIPYTVKDSYKVKGMTVASGSPAFKDLIANEDAFTISAIRAQGGVLIGRTNMPPMAYGGMQRGIYGRAESPYNPACLAAAWASGSSNGSAVSTAASMAAFGMAEETVSSGRSPASNNALLAYTPSRGWLSIRGNWPLYPTCDVVVPHTRTMDDLLRLLEVITAKDSSTEGDFWRHQPFIKLAEPWGPLGPTAGLFRSISEAVSLKGRRIAVPSMYIGGPAPHGATPVFTSDDVMQLWQHAQRELEALGAEIVAVSDFPAVTGYENPSSLPEGSARLPDDWNWYERGPIVAHGWESFLRDNADPKLSSLSCVDEFNIFPHSMRTPVELKHVPASNSIHWGKLFSYTRETPMFETKNLETAVNALEAMRKQLVDDYLDEYKCDFFVFPCQGDVAAADSDIDPDAAAHAWENGVWYSHGNRALRHLGIPSVTVPMGIMAKKQMPVGLTFAGRAYDDADLLRWANAFEKRTRLRIEPPHTPALDSDVIQLKAAPAALIRQARPLLNVETYEVSPNGANNLLLKIQGTLQVNEDVQGAVNPVVEVMVNGEDIPSEQIHITSRSNMASFECDRGTPRCRRCIAAGAECMAVNRQTAAEIPRSLLQHLEQQLEELQRTKSLPDVASVGADGNRSRGDLDQSHARALEMATLSITAHMTPDLFDSDVRIQHRAKLFYPSERPPLKIPVRGLYFHDQTRSAGRAYASQFSHFKATNIPIHVARRLFKKYMDEVLPRFPCFMEEDLDNYFESFYGHGTLGQQQTTMPSFIVPMILAISSLTSNSHDFPKVAALSESLHADALENAQLLKTSSVASLQCLVLLIQLGLLLPHTANCWFITGEAMRMAVGLGLHQEPDPAIIPDPAHAELRRRIFWTIYQLDRIVGIAAGCPVALSDAHISVHLPYNGGDPHTTPEWFGLQRSHDFREAQFLIHTRIRIIQSQIHGVQFFDQPFPNHFEDYDSWVQSMIDLIKSLVNQGATDGLARSRLESAAYQCEVLLHRPCSRNMAVSASSLIAAATASIHLITSHIQAVRSGGFIMAFELTNSAFQAGMVLLYVVRNHAAELEGTPILVSGYEALDALIQLLDALSIRWPAVADTAHYIRELVDTCRRNQIGQDGSDYDMSVLEELDCLVTQRRVHTIRHRNIPFPPHAKPGPQSDTASQTSCGFLDDDEWWRAFINDDVEMDGSPSMRHEALVDFALPEARVTRPEPQNPDTSASTPVAELDKILGALPSCSFCRDRRIKCHQQLPACRECLRVSRECMIFDPVQGRNVSMRRIGFLVDKIKQLSQEALSENHSENPRQTLLDSTILVPLDEWKLKSTSAVPSEHTSTIFFGRWSSLGCLRSFLRQKEAYVLPKDVHRANCFSPYLVQGSSSLPAAPPPMSMAISLFQLFARSANVFYPILQPAKLDEILAQFYANDDRCLQSDTREFFFLVLAVSSRIGQVGQANPSSQADGYFRSAVSEMSTSCNHASRAENIALLQRTLLICLYLLLSPGSGDVWRHLGFAIRHFFDLAHRPSMEEDQFHDILCTLTRTLYCLESQLSIAFARPSLLNIGDALRQELANRTTDNLEEQISIFSYLISLQMLQIHSALLQHNSQSVKGAASICRSPAEEAREYCRGLDEWLVRWKEFVETVPDDDDDGVSRSELSAWGQFHYHLAVFRASLLWPTPGGRTTMLCRAVADTGLELFRHQRLFARLYSGGHNGRLPPLVFPLSWTMGHAVLGLGLSAISGDLTYEDEAERASSLGRCSVLLAVLEVDPDYLLAGLSPILDNLREWL from the exons ATGAAGACACTGAACCTGGTTGGAGCGTCGATTGACGATCTCCAGGCCGCCCTATCATCAGGTAGCTTAACGAGCGTCGAGTTGGTTGCGCTGTACCTCCGCCGCGTGGCTCGCTACGACTGCCACGGGTTGGCTCTTAACTCAATTCCTGTTCTCAATCAGCATGTCTTTGACgaagccgccgcctccgACGATCGTCGAGCGAATGAACAGCCCGTTGGTCGCCTTGAAGGTATCCCATATACCGTCAAGGACAGCTACAAGGTCAAAGGCATGACAGTCGCCAGCGGATCCCCGGCATTTAAGGatctcatcgccaacgaggATGCCTTTACTATCTCTGCTATCAGAGCCCAGGGGGGCGTGCTCATCGGCCGTACGAACATGCCGCCAATGGCATATGGTGGAATGCAGCGAGGCATCTATGGACGCGCCGAGAGCCCATACAATCCCGCATGCTTGGCCGCCGCCTGGGCGTCTGGTTCCTCCAACGGGTCTGCAGTTTCAACAGCAGCTTCCATGGCAGCCTTTGGAATGGCCGAAGAGACAGTTTCTTCTGGACGATCTCCTGCGTCGAACAATGCCCTCCTAGCGTACACGCCCTCAAGAGGATGGCTTTCCATACGTGGCAACTGGCCCCTCTACCCGACTTGCGACGTGGTGGTGCCACATACGAGAACGATGGATGACTTGCTGAGGCTCCTCGAGGTCATCACAGCGAAGGATTCTTCAACTGAAGGCGATTTCTGGAGACATCAGCCATTCATCAAACTGGCTGAGCCATGGGGCCCGCTAGGTCCAACTGCAGGGTTGTTCCGAAGCATTTCAGAGGCCGTCTCACTGAAAGGCCGACGCATCGCGGTCCCTAGTATGTACATTGGCGGGCCTGCGCCGCATGGCGCTACGCCGGTCTTCACGAGTGACGACGTCATGCAACTATGGCAACATGCGCAGAGGGAGCTGGAGGCCCTGGGCGCCGAGATTGTCGCTGTTTCCGATTTCCCTGCTGTCACAGGATATGAGAACCCGTCTTCGCTTCCAGAGGGGTCCGCACGCCTGCCAGATGACTGGAACTGGTACGAGAGGGGTCCCATAGTTGCTCATGGATGGGAGAGCTTCTTACGGGATAATGCAGACCCCAAGCTTTCCAGTTTGTCTTGTGTCGACGAATTCAACATCTTCCCGCACTCCATGCGAACGCCAGTCGAGCTGAAGCATGTTCCAGCATCAAACTCGATTCATTGGGGCAAGCTTTTCAGCTATACCCGTGAGACGCCCATGTTTGAGACCAAGAATCTGGAGACCGCCGTCAATGCACTCGAGGCCATGCGCAAACAACTTGTGGATGATTATCTTGACGAGTACAAGTGCGACTTCTTCGTCTTCCCGTGTCAGGGCGATGTGGCGGCCGCAGACTCGGATATCGACCCAGACGCGGCCGCTCACGCATGGGAGAACGGAGTCTGGTACAGCCATGGAAACAGAGCCCTTCGCCACCTGGGCATCCCGTCTGTGACGGTACCGATGGgtatcatggccaagaaacAGATGCCTGTCGGTCTGACTTTTGCAGGCCGGGCATACGACGACGCTGATCTACTCAGATGGGCCAATGCCTTCGAGAAGCGTACTCGGCTGCGCATTGAGCCTCCCCACACGCCAGCTCTGGACTCGGATGTGATCCAGCTGAAGGCCGCACCTGCAGCTCTGATCAGACAAGCGAGACCACTTCTCAATGTAGAGACGTATGAGGTTTCTCCTAACGGAGCGAATAACCTCTTGCTCAAGATCCAGGGAACGCTGCAGGTTAATGAAGATGTACAGGGCGCCGTCAATCCCGTCGTAGAAGTCATGGTCAATGGCGAAGATATCCCATCAGAGCAGATCCACATCACCAGTCGCTCCAATATGGCCAGTTTTGAG TGCGATAGGGGCACTCCCAGATGTCGCCGGTGTATAGCGGCTGGGGCGGAATGCATGGCGGTCAACCGACAGACTGCAGCTGAAATACCACGCAG TCTGCTCCAACATCTGGAACAGCAACTAGAAGAGCTCCAGCGCACAAAAAGCCTCCCCGATGTGGCCAGTGTTGGCGCTGATGGTAACCGCTCGCGTGGGGATCTCGACCAGAGTCATGCCAGGGCTCTGGAAATGGCTACCCTGTCCATTACAGCCCACATGACGCCGGACTTGTTTGACTCGGACGTTAGGATTCAACATCGGGCCAAGCTCTTCTATCCCTCAGAACGGCCGCCTCTGAAAATTCCGGTCCGTGGCCTCTATTTCCATGATCAAACAAGAAGCGCCGGCAGGGCGTATGCCTCCCAGTTCTCTCACTTCAAGGCGACCAACATCCCTATCCACGTGGCTCGGCGTCTGTTCAAGAAATACATGGATGAGGTCCTCCCAAGGTTCCCCTGCTTCATGGAGGAAGATCTCGATAATTATTTCGAATCCTTCTATGGCCATGGTACTCTCGGTCAACAGCAGACTACCATGCCTAGCTTTATAGTCCCAATGATCCTGGCCATCAGCTCGCTTACGTCGAACAGTCACGATTTCCCAAAAGTCGCAGCGTTGAGTGAGTCGCTGCATGCCGATGCTCTGGAGAACGCTCAGCTTCTTAAAACTTCATCAGTTGCAAGCCTTCAGTGTCTCGTTCTCCTCATCCAACTggggcttctcctccctcaCACCGCCAACTGCTGGTTCATCACAGGCGAAGCGATGCGCATGGCAGTTGGTCTGGGACTGCATCAGGAACCGGACCCAGCCATTATCCCTGATCCAGCCCATGCCGAACTACGAAGGAGGATCTTTTGGACG ATCTACCAACTCGACCGAATCGTCGGCATTGCTGCTGGATGTCCCGTAGCTCTGAGTGATGCACACATTAGTGTTCACCTCCCATACAACGGCGGTGACCCTCATACGACTCCAGAATGGTTCGGTCTTCAGAGGTCTCATGACTTCCGCGAGGCACAGTTTCTAATTCATACCCGCATACGCATCATCCAGTCCCAAATCCACGGTGTCCAGTTTTTCGACCAGCCTTTTCCCAACCACTTCGAGGATTATGATTCCTGGGTTCAGTCCATGATAGATCTCATCAAGAGTCTTGTGAACCAAGGAGCGACTGATGGGCTAGCACGCTCGCGTCTGGAGTCCGCAGCCTACCAGTGCGAGGTACTGCTTCACAGGCCCTGCTCAAGGAACATGGCCGTCTCTGCATCCTCTTTGATAGCCGCTGCGACTGCATCAATCCACCTCATCACGTCACATATTCAAGCTGTTCGATCTGGCGGTTTCATCATGGCATTTGAGTTGACTAATAGTGCTTTCCAGGCTGGCATGGTGCTACTCTACGTTGTTCGCAACCACGCAGCAGAACTCGAGGGCACGCCGATTCTCGTGTCCGGCTACGAAGCGCTGGACGCTCTCATACAGCTTCTG GACGCGTTATCTATTCGTTGGCCTGCCGTGGCAGACACGGCACATTATATCCGGGAATTGGTCGACACATGTCGACGGAACCAGattggccaagatggtaGCGACTATGACATGAGcgtcctcgaggagctcgactGTTTAGTGACCCAGCGCCGCGTTCACACCATACGCCATAGGAATATTCCGTTCCCTCCGCATGCCAAGCCTGGCCCCCAGTCAGATACGGCGAGCCAGACAAGCTGTGGGTttctggatgatgatgaatggtGGCGTGCATTCATCAATGACGACGTGGAAATGGACGGGAGTCCCTCTATGCGTCACGAAGCTCTGGTTGATTTCGCCTTGCCTGAAGCCCGAGTGACCCGTCCTGAACCCCAAAATCCTGACACATCGGCTTCAACTCCGGTTGCAGAGCTTGACAAAATCTTGGGAGCGCTGCCATCCTGCAGCTTCTGCCGCGACCGCCGCATAAAATGCCACCAGCAGCTGCCGGCATGTAGGGAATGCCTTCGTGTATCGCGAGAATGCATGATTTTTGACCCAGTGCAGGGGAGGAATGTATCCATGAG GCGCATTGGGTTCctcgtcgacaagatcaagcagctcTCTCAGGAGGCGCTCTCAGAGAATCACTCAGAAAACCCTAGACAAACGCTTCTGGATTCAACCATTCTCGTTCCTTTGGATGAATGGAAACTGAAATCAACATCAGCAGTCCCCTCCGAGCATACGTCCACGATTTTCTTCGGCCGCTGGAGTTCCCTGGGCTGTCTTCGAAGCTTCCTGCGTCAAAAGGAGGCATATGTATTGCCGAAAGATGTTCATCGAGCTAACTGTTTCTCTCCTTACCTTGTTCAAGGCTCAAGCTCTCTCCCCGCCGCGCCTCCGCCCATGTCTATGGCAATCAGCCTGTTCCAGCTCTTTGCCCGGTCCGCAAACGTATTCTACCCAATCCTGCAACCAGCCAAGCTGGACGAAATATTGGCACAATTCTACGCGAATGATGACCGCTGTTTGCAGTCTGATACCCGGGAATTCTTCTTTCTCGTTCTCGCCGTGTCCTCGCGTATTGGCCAAGTCGGCCAAGCGAACCCGTCCTCACAAGCGGATGGTTACTTCCGCAGTGCCGTCTCAGAAATGAGCACGTCATGTAATCATGCATCACGAGCCGAGAATATTGCTCTCCTGCAGAGGACTCTTCTGATCTGCCTGTATCTACTTCTCAGTCCAGGGTCGGGCGATGTGTGGCGGCACCTCGGTTTTGCTATTCGTCACTTCTTCGACCTAGCCCACCGGCCATCCATGGAAGAGGATCAGTTCCACGATATTCTATGCACCCTAACGAGGACGCTATATTGCCTAGAGAG TCAGCTATCCATCGCATTTGCGCGGCCCAGTTTGTTAAACATTGGCGATGCTCTTCGACAG GAACTGGCCAACAGGACAACGGATAATCTTGAGGAACAGATCTCCATATTTTCGTATCTGATATCTCTGCAGATGTTACAAATACACAGCGCTCTGCTCCAGCACAACTCACAATCAGTAAAGGGGGCCGCTTCCATATGTCGAAGCCCCGCAGAGGAGGCACGCGAGTATTGCCGAGGTCTCGACGAATGGCTCGTCCGATGGAAGGAATTCGTCGAGACCGTTccagacgacgacgatgatggcgtaTCCAGGTCCGAACTCTCTGCCTGGGGCCAGTTTCATTACCACCTAGCTGTCTTCCGCGCCTCTCTCCTCTGGCCGACGCCAGGGGGCAGGACGACGATGCTGTGCCGGGCCGTGGCCGACACAGGCCTTGAACTCTTCCGACATCAGCGGCTCTTCGCACGGTTGTACTCTGGAGGGCACAATGGGAGGCTGCCACCCTTGGTATTTCCCCTGAGTTGGACAATGGGTCACGCTGTTCTCGGACTGGGGCTCTCTGCTATTTCTGGGGACTTGACTTATGAAGACGAAGCGGAGAGAGCATCTTCCCTGGGCCGGTGTTCCGTATTACTAGCAGTTCTGGAGGTAGACCCGGACTATCTCTTGGCTGGTCTGAGTCCTATCTTGGATAACTTGCGGGAATGGTTATAG
- a CDS encoding hypothetical protein (Related to monocarboxylate transporter), translated as MLSLATQYYQVMLTWGVLGGICTGLLYIPSVAMIPLYFISHRGLALGCATAGGSFGGVIYPIVVRHLLNTGGFGWACRTMGFIALFTLSVAAVIIKPSVQAVKKPTRQLFDRSIIKDRAFTVFVLASFFMWLGFLVPYILTPTFGLVGLDHPVPEDLAYYMLAVPNAAQALGRIIPATMVERKLLSAETILLFNSVVAGTLALCWIVVHNLGGFAAFLVPYGFFSGAVTTLPAFIIPYLSPSLAVIGTRMGVVYGAAGFGALIGTPIALAIDTHGRSFLGAQLWNGLTIIFASCLCVYPLHEARKRRVAIEGKAEAQSEAINK; from the coding sequence ATGTTGAGTCTGGCAACACAATACTACCAAGTCATGTTGACATGGGGAGTGCTCGGGGGAATATGCACGGGACTCTTGTACATCCCCAGCGTTGCCATGATTCCTCTGTACTTCATCTCTCACCGTGGTCTCGCTCTTGGCTGTGCGACTGCTGGTGGATCTTTTGGTGGTGTTATCTATCCCATCGTTGTCCGTCACTTGCTCAATACTGGAGGTTTCGGCTGGGCTTGCCGAACCATGGGATTCATCGCCCTCTTCACCCTCAGCGTCGCTGCCGTTATTATCAAACCAAGCGTCCAGGCCGTCAAAAAGCCAACACGGCAGCTGTTCGACAGATCTATCATCAAGGACCGGGCGTTCactgtctttgtcttggcctctttcTTTATGTGGCTAGGCTTCCTCGTACCTTATATCCTTACGCCTACATTCGGCCTCGTTGGACTCGATCACCCCGTACCTGAGGACCTTGCATATTATATGTTGGCTGTCCCGAATGCTGCCCAAGCCCTCGGAAGAATTATCCCTGCAACGATGGTGGAACGGAAGCTCCTTTCCGCCGAAACTATTCTGCTGTTCAACTCAGTGGTGGCTGGAACCCTGGCGCTATGCTGGATCGTTGTTCATAACCTCGGCGGATTTGCTGCTTTTCTCGTTCCCTACGGATTCTTTTCTGGCGCTGTGACTACATTGCCCGCGTTCATCATTCCATATCTCAGCCCGTCTTTAGCCGTCATTGGCACTCGAATGGGAGTAGTGTACGGCGCAGCAGGCTTCGGTGCTCTGATCGGGACTCCGATTGCTTTGGCGATAGATACTCATGGTCGTTCCTTTTTGGGTGCTCAGTTGTGGAATGGGCTGACAATTATTTTTGCATCATGCCTTTGTGTGTACCCTCTACATGAAGCAAGGAAGCGACGAGTTGCAATTGAGGGAAAGGCTGAAGCCCAGTCTGAAGCTATAAACAAATAA
- a CDS encoding MFS domain-containing protein gives MDIATGRNTPDDEFESCLKAEPGSSGHNLSPTDPDSPMTWPFLKKVYVSAVSFAFVFVVMYGTTTYTAAVNAVPAAFGVSQRTALLGFTMPFYGVFFAPIYTPHLSERYGRRPIYFTSFPLFALCVVVIGLATNVSTLLAFRFLAGLFGGPCLVLIEGTFADVWPAHKTVTYYSFLTLASYSGAALGPLVGGFVFAAKGPAWLSWVTLLFAMSAMAFGAFMPETYNREILRTRIRYNKSGIRLPCAQSGVTISEMAHITFFTPLKMLFTEPLVILITLYLGLNFGVLFQWFISVPAALNAAYGFDVKQAGLAFLSALVGVVLALVSSSSLEALFSKPAKHGMESIEKRLIPAMVGSFFVASSLFWVAFTAKPTFHYLVPICGTAFYVWGNAMVLISFISYLFDAYPPAGTLSALTTAACFRVACAGIVPLFILNMLKDLDGGWTFSTFGILSAIMGTFPFVLYWCGLSWRTKSKYSGGYMSASMTEESMM, from the exons ATGGATATCGCCACAGGCCGAAACACTCCCGACGATGAATTCGAATCCTGTCTGAAAGCCGAGCCTGGGTCGTCTGGGCATAACTTGTCGCCAACCGACCCAGATAGTCCCATGACCTGGCCATTCCTCAAAAAGGTCTATGTATCTGCCGTGTCCTTCGCCTTTGTATTTGTTGT CATGTACGGAACAACAACATATACTGCTGCCGTCAACGCTGTCCCGGCCGCGTTTGGTGTATCCCAGCGCACTGCCCTCCTCGGCTTCACCATGCCCTTTTATGGTGTCTTCTTCGCACCCATCTACACACCACATCTCTCGGAAAGATACGGACGTCGACCCATCTACTTTACCAGCTTCCCTCTCTTCGCTCTTtgcgtcgtcgtcatcggtCTGGCCACAAACGTTTCCACCTTGCTTGCCTTCCGTTTCCTCGCTGGACTTTTTGGTGGACCATGCCTGGTTCTGATCGAGGGGACATTCGCTGATGTCTGGCCTGCACACAAAACCGTGACATATTATTCCTTCCTTACGCTTGCATCGTATTCGGGAGCCGCTCTAG GTCCACTTGTTGGCGGCTTCGTTTTTGCGGCTAAAGGTCCAGCCTGGCTGTCTTGGGTCACACTGCTATTTGCCATGAGCGCGATGGCATTTGGTGCTTTCATGCCTGAAACCTACAATCGAGAAATCCTGAGGACTCGAATTCGCTATAACAAGAGCGGCATCAGGTTGCCTTGTGCACAGAGCGGAGTCACCATTTCCGAGATGGCACACATCACCTTCTTCACCCCCCTTAAGATGCTCTTCACAGAGCCCTTGGTGATTCTTATCACTCTCTATCTTGGACTCAACTTTGGCGTGCTGTTCCAATGGTTCATTTCAGTACCTGCCGCATTGAATGCAGCCTACGGGTTCGACGTCAAGCAGGCCGGGCTTGCCTTCCTCTCGGCCCTTGTCGGTGTTGTACTCGCGCTTGTATCGTCTAGCTCTCTGGAGGCTCTATTCTCAAAACCTGCGAAGCACGGCATGGAATCCATCGAAAAGCGCCTTATCCCCGCAATGGTTGGGTCGTTCTTTGTTGCTAGCTCTCTCTTCTGGGTTGCGTTCACCGCCAAACCCACCTTCCATTACTTGGTCCCCATCTGTGGCACAGCTTTCTATGTCTGGGGTAACGCCATGGTTCTCATCTCTTTTATCTCCTATCTCTTCGATGCTTACCCTCCTGCTGGAACGCTGTCCGCACTTACGACAGCAGCTTGTTTCCGGGTTGCTTGCGCGGGGATCGTTCCTCTCTTCATTCTTAATATGCTGAAGGATCTTGATGGAGGCTGGACATTCAGCACATTTGGCATTCTCTCCGCCATCATGGGCACGTTCCCCTTCGTTCTCTATTGGTGCGGCCTGTCATGGCGCACAAAGAGCAAGTATAGCGGGGGCTACATGTCTGCATCGATGACGGAAGAAAGCATGATGTGA
- a CDS encoding HET-domain-containing protein produces MSPRDLVCAACWDAIFSTPAFREFGIINGQEQRIRYQSSLGQMALKACSWCSLIRLLKPSADDIVPKDEQPPGDEIDVMFGHIPSSMITEVFTPAGANRFALWINGTAFYMTAFTRPADPAASCVTARELDPIVFSRKATSQISKWLSDCSQHPDCPQREAKPLPTRVIDLGEERNSQVRLLETGHSFGEYVALSYCWGSDQPGKTIRSNLNGRLANLDERILSKTIQDALKVTRALNMRYLWVDAICILQDSDQDKNHELANMCNIYRNSAVTVFATSASNSQEGFLHPRKPPDPAALIPFWNVDGELGTVSLTVEGWYNDDEEPINRRGWTFQERFLSPRSLFYASHTLQYQCQHGTVNLGGSINIPASFGDLRLPSTCLDLRLQPKSEITDTQELGRMWAYIVSMYSGRKLSNIEDKLTAFAGVAEALEPLFLGLYISGLWTGETLPRTLLWQASATEPYIPCPDYTAPSWSWASLNSPVRFSSMYMDHTHEWYHADVLEVHNVLVEDSLPQIPVGAAY; encoded by the exons ATGAGTCCCAGAGATCTTGTCTGCGCAGCCTGCTGGGATGCTATTTTTTCGACCCCTGCATTTCGAGAATTCGGTATTATCAATGGCCAAGAGCAACGAATTAGATACCAGTCGTCCCTCGGCCAAATGGCCCTGAAAGCATGCTCCTGGTGTTCACTAATCCGACTTCTGAAACCCAGCGCAGATGATATCGTGCCCAAAGACGAGCAGCCTCCTGGGGATGAAATCGATGTTATGTTTGGGCATATTCCATCGTCTATGATCACCGAGGTTTTTACTCCGGCCGGCGCAAACCGTTTCGCACTCTGGATAAACGGTACTGCGTTTTACATGACCGCTTTTACTCGCCCAGCCGatccagcagcttcttgcgTCACCGCTCGAGAGTTAGATCCTATCGTCTTCTCACGCAAAGCAACCAGCCAGATCTCGAAATGGCTATCAGACTGTTCGCAACACCCCGACTGTCCACAAAGAGAGGCAAAACCTCTGCCGACCAGAGTCATTGATTTAGGCGAAGAAAGAAATTCCCAGGTTCGACTTCTGGAAACGGGCCACAGCTTTGGGGAATACGTCGCGCTCTCGTATTGCTGGGGATCGGACCAACCAGGCAAAACCATAAGATCCAACTTGAACGGTCGTTTGGCAAACTTGGATGAACGAATCCTATCAAAAACTATCCAAGACGCCCTAAAAGTTACCAGGGCGTTGAACATGCGATATCTTTGGGTAGATGCTATTTGCATCTTGCAAGACTCGGATCAGGACAAGAATCATGAACTGGCCAACATGTGCAACATCTACCGTAACTCAGCGGTTACGGTATTTGCCACGAGTGCTAGTAACTCCCAAGAGGGCTTTCTTCATCCAAGGAAGCCGCCAGATCCTGCAGCCCTAATTCCGTTCTGGAATGTGGATGGTGAGCTGGGCACGGTATCTCTCACGGTGGAAGGCTGGTacaatgacgacgaagaaCCTATCAACCGCCGCGGCTGGACCTTTCAGGAAAGGTTTCTCTCTCCAAGATCACTTTTTTATGCTTCCCATACGCTGCAGTACCAATGCCAGCATGGCACAGTAAATCTTGGAGGCTCAATCAACATCCCCGCCTCGTTTGGAGACTTGCGGCTTCCATCAACCTGTCTTGACTTGCGACTACAGCCCAAGTCAGAGATCACCGACACGCAGGAGCTTGGGAGGATGTGGGCGTATATCGTGTCCATGTACTCGGGTCGGAAACTATCCAATATTGAAGACAAGCTGACGGCCTTCGCTGGAGTCGCGGAAGCTCTAGAGCCATTATTTCTGGGATTGTATATCTCCGGACTTTGGACGGGCGAAACTCTGCCCCGAACCTTACTCTGGCAGGCATCAGCGACTGAACCCTATATTCCTTGTCCAGACTACACTGCGCCCTCTTGGTCCTGGGCGTCTCTCAACAGTCCCGTACGGTTTAGCTCCATGTACATGGACCATACTCATGAGTGGTATCACGCCGACGTTCTCGAAGTCCACAATGTCCTTGTTGAGGATAGCCTACC GCAAATTCCTGTCGGGGCAGCATATTGA